Part of the Corynebacterium caspium DSM 44850 genome, TGCTGCTGCAGAAATTGCCTCGCGTTCCCGGGGGACCCCGCGTATTGCTAACCGCCTGTTGCGCCGAGTCCGCGATTTTGCAGAAGTACATTCAGACGGAACTATCGACCTAGCCGCAGCTCGAGGGGCCTTAGCAGTTTTTGACGTAGACGAACGCGGCTTGGATCGCCTCGACAGAGCCGTACTAAATGCGCTTATTCGCGGCCATGGGGGAGGACCAGTTGGGGTGAATACCTTAGCTATTGCCGTAGGTGAGGAACCAGCCACAGTGGAAGAAGTTTGCGAACCTTATCTAGTGCGCGCCGGCTTGATAGCTCGCACTGGCAGGGGCCGAGTGGCCACCGCAAGTGCTTGGCGACATTTAGGATTAGAACCACCGGAAGGCACTTTGGGAATCTAGATATCTAGATATTTAGATTTGAGGTATTGGCATATAGTGGCTGCTATGAATTCTTTGATGTTAATTATTGTTACTGTGGGTTTTTTAATTCTGATTACTTTAAATAATCGGAAAATAAGTAAAAAGCGAGCAGAAATTCTGGAAATGCAGAATTCTATAACCACTGGCAGTCAGGTAATAACAGTGGCTGGATTGCATGGCACAGTATCAGCGGTAGATGCAGAAACAGTTAGTTTAATGGTGGCTCCCGGAGTGGAAACAGTATGGGAAAAAACAGCTATTGCCTCTATTATTTCCCCGATCACTGATGAGCAGGAAAATACGGAAGCAAATAATTTTGAAACAGGAGAACCCACTACTACAGATCCTACTAACTAAATTTTGAGCCTTAACGCTTTGTAGTTGGGTTAGTTCGAAGTATTGCGTATAGCCTGGGATGAGTCCAAGGCAACAAACAGTGCAACAAACAGTATGGGCGCGGGGTAGCGTACTATACCCAATGGAATTTTCTGCCGTATTTGGCGGTGAGCAAGTAACCATAATTAGGAGACACATCGGTGGCTAGAACCACAGAACGGCGACGAGGTACCAAGAACCCCTCGCGTAGCTGGCCCGCACGGGCTTTGGGGATATTTTTTATCCTCACACTGTTGATCTATGCGCTCGCGCTATTTACAGGAGATCGTTCCCTTAGCCCCAAACTGGGCATAGACCTTCAAGGTGGTACCCGCGTAACTTTGGTGCCGCAGGGACAAGAGCCAACCCCTGAGCAACTAGCTCAAGCCCGCACAATTTTGGAACGCCGCGTAAACGGCATGGGTGTTTCTGGAGCTAGCGTAGTAACTGACGGTAATACCCTAGTTATTACTGTGCCCGGTGAAGATGCCTCTCAAGCTCGAGGCTTGGGGCAAACTTCGCAGCTACTTTTCCGTCCAGTAGCACAGGCAGAAATGCCAAATTTGCAGGAGCTGCCCAAAGTATTAGGGGAGATGGCTAATCGATGGGTGGAATATGGCATTATCACTCCAGAGCAAGCCAAAGAATCCACTAATACGCTGATCACCGCCTTAAACACTGCGCAACAGCAACCAACCATCGAACAAGAAGGCACCTCTGCTGAAGGGGAAGCGGCAGATAAAACCACTAGTGTTCCACTGGTAACGGCCCCAGAGATCACGGCCACACCTTTGCCAGAGCCGGCAAACTCGATTGAGGCTACCCAACGTCGCCAAGAAATAACTGCAATATTGCGTAAGGATCGCCAATCTGAGGATCCCACTACTCAAGCAGCAGCTCGTTCCTTGATGCAATGTAGTGCTGATACCCCCGATCCGCTTTCTGGTACGGATGCCGCGGATAAGCCCTTGGTTACCTGTGAGGTATCCCTAGGACAGGCACTACTTTTGGATCCGGCACCGCTACTGGTTGACGGTGATGGTGAAAAGCGGCTCAGCGGTTCAGCTATTGATAGCAAGCGTCCAATTACTGGTGGCTTGAATCCGCAGTCAGGTCAGATGGAAATCAGCTTTGCTTTTGATGACCAAGGCGGCGGCAAAACCTGGTCCAAGTTAACCACCGAATATTTGCAAAAACAGGTGGCAATTACTTTGGATTCGCAAATTATTTCGGCACCGGTAATCCAATCAGCTACTCCGGTCGGATCTGCTACTTCAATTACTGGCTCTTTTACGCTGCAAGAAGCCCAAGAACTTGCCAATAATCTGCGCTATGGTGCACTTCCTTTATCCTTTGCAGGTGAAAATGGCGAATCTGGTGGTACCACCCAGACCATTCCAGCTTCTTTAGGTGATGCCTCCCTTAAAGCAGGCTTTATCGCCGGTATTATCGGCCTGATTTTAATTGCCATATTTGCATTCTCTTATTATCGCCTCTATGGCTTGATTGCTATTCTCGGCATCTTATTAACCATCGTCCAGGTTTATGGCTCATTAGTATTATTGGGCCGCTGGATTGGATACTCTCTAGATCTTTCCGGTATTGCCGGTTTGATCATTGGTATTGGTGCGATGGCAGACTCCTTCGTAGTTATTTATGAACGTATTAAAGATGAAGTCCGCGATGGAGCAACTTTCCGTTCCGCTACCGGACGTGGTTGGGAGCGGGCTAAACGCACCATCGTTACCGGTAATATGGTCACCTTGATTGCTTCCGTAGCAATTTACTTCCTAGCCGTTGGCGAGGTTAAGGGATTCGCCTTCACCTTGGGAATGACCACCGTATTTGACCTATTAGTTACCTTCCTGCTCACTGCGCCAATCATGGTATTGGCGGCGCGTCGTCCATTCTGGGCTAAGCCAGCAGTTAATGGAATGGCCAAGGTATTCCGACTGGCGGAAATTCACCGCGCGAACCGTACTTCCGCCGAGGAGGCACAAAAATGAGCCGTACAACGCGTACTTCTTTAAGCTCTGCAGCTAGTGAACACAGCGGAGATCAACCCCAAGAAATTAACCTCAGCCTTGTTGATCGTCTCAGCACTGGTGATGGCGGTATTGATTTCGTCGGAAAATCTAAAACCTGGTATTGGGCAACCGTAGTACTGCTAGCAATCAGCGTGCTAGCTGTAGTTATTCGAGGATTCACCTTATCTATTGATTTTGAAGGTGGCACCAAGCTCAATATGCCAGCGGAAAATATTAGTGTTTCCGCCGCTGCTGAAACCTTTGAAAATGCCCTTGGAATCAATCCTGAAATGACTCAGATTGTGGGCTCTGGGAATACCGCCACCTTAGAAATCCATTCCGAAAGGCTTTCTGAGGACCAGATTGCTAAGGCGCGCCTGGCGCTCTATGAGGCTTTCCAGCCACATAATGCTGCCGGTGAAATCACCCCTGATGCTATTGGTGATTCCACTGTTTCAGAATCATGGGGCTCTACGATTACCAACCGGATGATTCTTTCCATGCTGGTATTCCTAGTCTTGGCTTTCATATATATTGCCGTGCGCTTGAAGCGTGAAATGGCAGTGGCAGCTATGGTTGCGCTAATCGTGGATGCGATTCTCATCGCCGGAATTTATGCCCTATTTGGCTTCGAGGTCTCCCCAGCTGCAGTTATTGGTTTGTTAACTGTTTTAGCTTTCTCTATCTACGACACCGTAATTGTCTTCGATAAAGTTCGCGAAAATACTGAAGGCATATTGGAATCTCGCAATCAAACCTATGCAGAAGCTGCAAATGCGGCCGTAAACCAGACCGTCATGCGCTCAATTTCCACCTCAGTTATTTCTGCCCTGCCAATTGTGGCTCTCATGGTGGTAGCCGTGTGGATGCTAGGCGTAGGTGCCTTGCAAGATCTAGCCCTAATTCAGCTAATTGGTGTTATAGAAGGCGTATTTTCCTCAATCTTCTTGGCCACACCACTTCTGGTAACTATCACCCAGCGCAAGCGTGAATATATAAATCACAACCAACGAGTACTAGCTTTCCGCGAAAATCGTGAAGCCGAGATCACTGCTGAACTAGCTGATAGCACAGCTAAAAAAGCGACTCGCACAGTAGCTGCTCCAGCTGCTCCAGTGGGCCCAATTGCCACTTCGCATGACCCAGAAGCAGCAACTACCTGGCGCCCAGGAAAAGCCTAGATTAAAGCTTCTAGCTAAATGCGTCATCAAACCCGCTACCCAGAAGGAAGTTTGTGAAATCCCAAGGGAACTCCCGCTTCGGCAGCGCACCTCAGCAAAAAATTCTAGGTGCGTTATTCGCCGGAGCGGTTTTGGGTACTAGTTTAATTTCATGCGGAACTAACTCTGCTTCGAAAGAAGAACTCCCCGCTACAGCAGATTTTCCTGCCTATGCGCTAAGTACTCCACTAGTAACTGTTAATGCCGGTAGCAATACTGGTGCAGCTACTAATGCCGAACTTTTAAGTGCCAGACTCTACCCAGGGGTTTATACCCAAGGGCCTTCCGGCCAGATGATTCCGAATACGGATCTAGTAACTACCCAAGTATTGCCGGGGCTGCAAAGGCAAGTCGTTTATTCGATTAATCCCACTGCCACTTTTTCAGATGGCACGCCAATAACTTGCACCGATTTTTTAGTTTCTTATACGGCCGGAAAACTACCAGAACTATTTGGTTCTCATTTGCCGCTGCTGGCAGAGGTCGCTGGAATGGATTGCGTACCTGGAGCGCGCAAATTTAGCATCACTTTCTTAGAAGGTTTTGGAGATAGATGGCGCAATATCTTCAGTGCCGGCCAAGTATTACCCGCACATATCATTGCGAAAAATGCCGGTCTCAGCATAGAAGAACTAGGGGAAGTACTAGTTTCTGGAGACCCGGCTCGCTTGACAGAAGTAGCTAAAGCCTGGCAAAGCAGTTTTTTGCTACACCCAGGAACTGATGAAGGAATGGTTACCTCTGGGCCCTATTTGATTGCAGAAGTAGGCAGCCATGGGGAAGTGATACTAGTTCGCAACGATAATTATTATGGCGATCCTGCCCAACTTCCAAAAATAGTAGTTTGGCCAGGAACCACAGATATATCTGCTTTGGCTAAGCATAATACTTTGCTAGCTGCTGATATGAGCAATAATGGCACCGAGTGGGTTAACCGTGATGATCCAAAAAATAATTTCGTAGTTGAACGCCGCAATGGGTCTATGACAGATACTTTGTTCCTAAGAACCAGCGGAGTATTTGAAACAGCCGAAGCCCGTCGAGCTTTTGCTGCTTGTATTGATCACCATAAAGTAGCCGCAGCTTCGGCAGAGATCGCGGCAACTGAACCACAACTAACCGTCGTGCATGTGGTGCCTCCTGATGATCCAAAAGGCGCCAAGCTAGCCGATATCACCGATCCACATATTGGGCAAAACCCCGATATTGCCAGGCAGTTAGCTGGCCAAGAAATCAGAGTGGGATATATAACTCCTAATCCACGCTATGAACATATGCTGTCAGCTATTAGTAAAAGCTGTGCGGAGCTGGGGATAACCGTCAAAGATATGTCTGGTGCACACGGTGGGGATCTAACAGAAATAGCTAATTTCGACGGGCAGTTAGATGCCATAATCAAACCTGTGAGCCCCACTAATGAATATGGCAATTTGCGGGTAACTGATAATGCAGTGCTACAGCTTCGTGATGCTGAAGCCTGGTTGTGGGAACAGGCAACTACTATTCCCTTAACTGCGCAGCCGCGCACATTTGTGATTGATCGCCGGGCCAGTAACCTAAGCGTTTATACAGGTTTAGCCGGTATTGGCTGGAATATAGACCGATGGCAAGCAAGTGAGGATAAAAAATAGTGGCACTAACTACTTTTGCTTCTGATCCCTGCGAATTAGCCCGGGAGGTGCTAGCTGAAAAGGTTCGTTTGGTTCCAGATTTTCCGGTGCCCGGTGTGCTTTTCCAAGATTTAACCCCCGTACTTGCAGATGCCACAGCTTTCCGTGCAGTAGTTAAGGCCCTGGCTGCGGCCGCAAGAGATATGCAAGCTGACCTCATCGGGGGTCTGGATGCACGCGGCTTCCTTTTGGGGGCAGCAGTAGCTTATGAATTGAATTTAGGGATTTTAGCTATTCGTAAAAAAGGTAAACTGCCTCCACCAGTGTTTACCGAAGAATACGAGTTGGAATATGGCACTGCAGCCTTAGAAATCCCAGCTGAAGCTATGGATTTAAGCGGTCGCAAGGTGGTTTTGATAGATGATGTATTAGCTACTGGGGGTACTTTAGTAGCTGCCCGAAAGCTATTGGAATCGGCAGGTGCGGTTTGTGTAGGTAATGTGGTGGTTCTTGAGGTGGAAGAACTCAAAGGCGCACAGCGTTTAGGTAGTACCCCACTTGCAGTTATTAATAAGCCATAAACTTGGTGCGATCATGGTTTAAAAAGAAGGCTGAGGCGAGATGTCAGAACACCGTTCCCGCCCTCGTTCGGGCGTTAATGTACGAGGAATGTCGGCACGACTAGCACGTAGCCTTACTGGAAACCGCGTTAAGGTCAATCCTGTTTTAGCTCCGTTGCTTAGCATCCACCGACAATTCCATCCCCGGGCCGATGCAGAGCTCTTAGAGCGCGCTTATACCACGGCTGAATCCTTACACGAAGGGGTTTTCCGTAAATCTGGGGAACCCTATATCACCCATCCTTTGGCAGTGGCCACTATCGCCGCTGAGATAGGCATGGATAACACTACCTTGGTAGCGTCATTGCTACACGACACAGTGGAAGATACTGACTACAGCCTCGAAGATTTAACCGCTGATTTCGGCGAAGAAGTAGCCCGACTTGTAGATGGGGTAACTAAACTCGATAAGGTAGCACTCGGCGCAGCCGCAGAGGCAGAAACTATCCGCAAGATGGTAGTTGCCATGGCCCATGATCCCCGAGTGCTAGTTATTAAAGTGGCAGACCGTCTGCATAATATGCGCACCATGCGCTTTTTGCCCCCAGAAAAACAGGCTCTAAAAGCGCGGCAAACCCTGGAAGTAATTGCTCCACTAGCACATCGTCTGGGTATGGCTTCGGTGAAGTGGGAGCTAGAGGATCTCTCTTTTGCCATCCTGTACCCCAAGAAATATGACGAAATTGTGCGCCTAGTTGCTGATCGTGCCCCGCAACGCGATAGTGCCCTCGATGAGATTATGTCTCAAGTTAAAGAGGCCTTACAGGTAAATAATATTGCCGCTGAGGTGATGGGGCGGCCCAAGCATTACTGGTCTATTTACCAGAAGATGATTGTGCGCGGTCATGAATTTGATGAAATTTTTGATCTGGTAGGTATCCGGGTTTTAGTTGACTCTGTCAATGACTGTTATGCCGCAGTAGGTGTTGTGCACTCGCTTTATTCAGCGATGCCAGGGCGTTTCAAAGACTATATTTCGGCTCCGCGTTTTGGGGTTTATCAGTCTTTGCACACCACCGTGATGACTAATACCGGACGCCCTTTGGAAGTACAGGTGCGCACCCATGAAATGCACTATAACGCCGAATATGGCATTGCTGCCCACTGGCGTTATAAGGAAACCAAGGGCTCACATAAAGGCGATAAATCTGAAGTTGATCAGATGGCCTGGATGCG contains:
- the yajC gene encoding preprotein translocase subunit YajC; this encodes MNSLMLIIVTVGFLILITLNNRKISKKRAEILEMQNSITTGSQVITVAGLHGTVSAVDAETVSLMVAPGVETVWEKTAIASIISPITDEQENTEANNFETGEPTTTDPTN
- the secD gene encoding protein translocase subunit SecD, whose translation is MARTTERRRGTKNPSRSWPARALGIFFILTLLIYALALFTGDRSLSPKLGIDLQGGTRVTLVPQGQEPTPEQLAQARTILERRVNGMGVSGASVVTDGNTLVITVPGEDASQARGLGQTSQLLFRPVAQAEMPNLQELPKVLGEMANRWVEYGIITPEQAKESTNTLITALNTAQQQPTIEQEGTSAEGEAADKTTSVPLVTAPEITATPLPEPANSIEATQRRQEITAILRKDRQSEDPTTQAAARSLMQCSADTPDPLSGTDAADKPLVTCEVSLGQALLLDPAPLLVDGDGEKRLSGSAIDSKRPITGGLNPQSGQMEISFAFDDQGGGKTWSKLTTEYLQKQVAITLDSQIISAPVIQSATPVGSATSITGSFTLQEAQELANNLRYGALPLSFAGENGESGGTTQTIPASLGDASLKAGFIAGIIGLILIAIFAFSYYRLYGLIAILGILLTIVQVYGSLVLLGRWIGYSLDLSGIAGLIIGIGAMADSFVVIYERIKDEVRDGATFRSATGRGWERAKRTIVTGNMVTLIASVAIYFLAVGEVKGFAFTLGMTTVFDLLVTFLLTAPIMVLAARRPFWAKPAVNGMAKVFRLAEIHRANRTSAEEAQK
- the secF gene encoding protein translocase subunit SecF, coding for MSRTTRTSLSSAASEHSGDQPQEINLSLVDRLSTGDGGIDFVGKSKTWYWATVVLLAISVLAVVIRGFTLSIDFEGGTKLNMPAENISVSAAAETFENALGINPEMTQIVGSGNTATLEIHSERLSEDQIAKARLALYEAFQPHNAAGEITPDAIGDSTVSESWGSTITNRMILSMLVFLVLAFIYIAVRLKREMAVAAMVALIVDAILIAGIYALFGFEVSPAAVIGLLTVLAFSIYDTVIVFDKVRENTEGILESRNQTYAEAANAAVNQTVMRSISTSVISALPIVALMVVAVWMLGVGALQDLALIQLIGVIEGVFSSIFLATPLLVTITQRKREYINHNQRVLAFRENREAEITAELADSTAKKATRTVAAPAAPVGPIATSHDPEAATTWRPGKA
- a CDS encoding ABC transporter substrate-binding protein; the encoded protein is MKSQGNSRFGSAPQQKILGALFAGAVLGTSLISCGTNSASKEELPATADFPAYALSTPLVTVNAGSNTGAATNAELLSARLYPGVYTQGPSGQMIPNTDLVTTQVLPGLQRQVVYSINPTATFSDGTPITCTDFLVSYTAGKLPELFGSHLPLLAEVAGMDCVPGARKFSITFLEGFGDRWRNIFSAGQVLPAHIIAKNAGLSIEELGEVLVSGDPARLTEVAKAWQSSFLLHPGTDEGMVTSGPYLIAEVGSHGEVILVRNDNYYGDPAQLPKIVVWPGTTDISALAKHNTLLAADMSNNGTEWVNRDDPKNNFVVERRNGSMTDTLFLRTSGVFETAEARRAFAACIDHHKVAAASAEIAATEPQLTVVHVVPPDDPKGAKLADITDPHIGQNPDIARQLAGQEIRVGYITPNPRYEHMLSAISKSCAELGITVKDMSGAHGGDLTEIANFDGQLDAIIKPVSPTNEYGNLRVTDNAVLQLRDAEAWLWEQATTIPLTAQPRTFVIDRRASNLSVYTGLAGIGWNIDRWQASEDKK
- a CDS encoding adenine phosphoribosyltransferase; this encodes MALTTFASDPCELAREVLAEKVRLVPDFPVPGVLFQDLTPVLADATAFRAVVKALAAAARDMQADLIGGLDARGFLLGAAVAYELNLGILAIRKKGKLPPPVFTEEYELEYGTAALEIPAEAMDLSGRKVVLIDDVLATGGTLVAARKLLESAGAVCVGNVVVLEVEELKGAQRLGSTPLAVINKP
- a CDS encoding RelA/SpoT family protein; translated protein: MSEHRSRPRSGVNVRGMSARLARSLTGNRVKVNPVLAPLLSIHRQFHPRADAELLERAYTTAESLHEGVFRKSGEPYITHPLAVATIAAEIGMDNTTLVASLLHDTVEDTDYSLEDLTADFGEEVARLVDGVTKLDKVALGAAAEAETIRKMVVAMAHDPRVLVIKVADRLHNMRTMRFLPPEKQALKARQTLEVIAPLAHRLGMASVKWELEDLSFAILYPKKYDEIVRLVADRAPQRDSALDEIMSQVKEALQVNNIAAEVMGRPKHYWSIYQKMIVRGHEFDEIFDLVGIRVLVDSVNDCYAAVGVVHSLYSAMPGRFKDYISAPRFGVYQSLHTTVMTNTGRPLEVQVRTHEMHYNAEYGIAAHWRYKETKGSHKGDKSEVDQMAWMRQLLDWQKEAADPNEFLDSLRYDLSSKQIFVFTPKGDVVNLPVNATPVDFAYAVHTEVGHRCIGAKINGKLVALETALKSGDRVEIFTSKDVNAGPSRDWLEFVVSPRARSRIRQWFQKERREENLEAGKDALALELQRGGLPMHRLLTPQTVKDVATQLHYPDIGALYAAIGSGHISAKIVAHRLIAIFGDESAAEDELAGRIPFSELISARPQKSETATGILVAGSPDVMAKLAKCCQPVPGDKIFGFVTRGGGVSVHRVDCSNAAKLKQETQRLIEVSWAAEGAGSVFSATVQVESLDREGLLMDVTRVVSEQKLSLEAMNSSTSSDHIATVRFTFTVSDAKQLGVVMTSLRNVEGVFDVFRVRS